A section of the Roseomonas marmotae genome encodes:
- a CDS encoding toxic anion resistance protein, whose product MSDELTRANTPLADERVRELARTIELSDPGTILRFGAEAQNRAAAAADAMLGAARNPTTGEAGEALSGLLDTLRGFDVTKLAEKPGLVNRLLGRGRAEITTIMHRYETVRGQIEAVGDKLDNHRTRLLEDVERLERLYGATLDWFHALAEHIAAGETVLARTDNEVIPAAAREAEGAPGTLAAQKLADLRAARDELDRRVHDLRLTRQVAMQSLPALRLIQENDKALAAKIHSVLANTVPLWRTQLAQALAIQRMREAGSAVRAATDLTNKLLTANAETLRAANAEARVELERGVFDLDAVKQANAALVATLEDTLRIAAEGRATRQNATKELALAEQQIRKALTDTRDTRLRDG is encoded by the coding sequence ATGAGTGACGAACTGACCCGGGCGAATACCCCGCTGGCCGATGAGCGCGTGCGGGAGCTGGCACGGACCATCGAGCTTTCCGACCCCGGGACCATCCTGCGCTTCGGCGCGGAGGCGCAGAACCGCGCCGCCGCCGCGGCCGATGCCATGCTGGGCGCCGCCCGCAACCCGACGACGGGCGAGGCGGGGGAGGCGCTCTCCGGCCTGCTGGACACGCTGCGCGGCTTCGACGTGACGAAGCTGGCGGAGAAGCCGGGGCTGGTGAACCGGCTGCTGGGCCGTGGCCGCGCCGAGATCACGACCATCATGCACCGTTATGAGACCGTGCGGGGGCAGATCGAGGCGGTCGGCGACAAGCTGGACAACCACCGCACCAGGCTGCTGGAGGATGTCGAGCGGCTGGAGCGGCTCTATGGCGCGACGCTCGACTGGTTCCATGCCCTGGCCGAGCATATCGCCGCCGGCGAGACCGTGCTGGCCCGCACCGACAACGAGGTCATCCCCGCCGCCGCGCGGGAAGCCGAGGGCGCGCCCGGAACCCTGGCGGCGCAGAAGCTGGCCGATCTGCGCGCCGCGCGGGATGAGCTGGACCGGCGGGTGCACGACCTGCGCCTGACGCGGCAGGTGGCGATGCAGTCCCTCCCGGCGCTGCGGCTGATCCAGGAGAACGACAAGGCACTGGCCGCCAAGATCCATTCGGTGCTGGCGAATACCGTGCCGCTCTGGCGCACCCAGCTGGCGCAGGCCCTGGCCATCCAGCGGATGCGGGAGGCAGGCTCCGCCGTCCGTGCTGCAACCGACCTGACCAACAAGCTGCTGACTGCCAATGCCGAGACCTTGCGCGCCGCCAATGCCGAGGCTCGCGTGGAACTGGAGCGCGGGGTCTTCGATCTGGATGCGGTGAAGCAGGCCAATGCGGCGCTGGTCGCGACGCTGGAGGATACGCTCCGCATCGCCGCCGAGGGCCGCGCGACGCGGCAGAACGCCACCAAGGAACTGGCGCTGGCCGAGCAGCAGATCCGCAAGGCGCTGACCGATACGCGGGATACACGGCTGCGCGATGGCTGA
- a CDS encoding PhoX family protein yields MTRDRQPEIEDIGSNPAPRETIGELVERRLSRRAAMRGFFGAAATAVLADQLLVSGGQALAAQAGPSSLSFKEVAHQMTARDAVPEGYEIQTVIRWGDAVLPDAPAFDPLRQTAEAQAAQFGYNNDYVDFFPLPRGSSNASHGLLAVNHEYVDTQLMFPDMGDEDSARQRSSREQARVEMAAHGMSVVEIRRENGRWAPVKAGRLNRRITADTPMRVSGPAAGHERMRTSADPTGRLVLGTLNNCAGGNTPWGTVLTAEENFNQYFGGAAAKTGAQAAAYKRYGIVEKSSYSWTKYEDRFNLDKEPNEPNRFGWIVEFDPYDPESRPVKRTALGRFKHEGCTHAVSADGRVAFYSGDDERFDYVYKFVTARPWNPNDPAANRDLLDDGTLFVARFHEDGRVEWLPLVHGQGPLTAENGFASQADVLIETRRAADLLKATPMDRPEDVQPNPVNGRVYVMLTNNTRRGPEQADASNPRAANRHGHVIEIIPPGAGTGAVDHASAEGRWEIFLMAGRPGVDAGAQYHQATSSEGWLSCPDNCAFDAKGRIWISTDGAPGTSKVADGLYAADTDGEGRALTRLFYQAPTGAEVCGPCFTPDDETIFLAIQHPGDDKGSSFANPSTRWPDFQEGMPPRPAVIAIVRRGGGKIGA; encoded by the coding sequence ATGACCAGAGACCGTCAGCCCGAAATCGAGGATATCGGCAGCAACCCCGCGCCGCGCGAGACCATCGGGGAACTGGTGGAGCGCCGCCTGTCCCGCCGTGCCGCCATGCGTGGCTTCTTCGGCGCGGCGGCGACGGCGGTGCTGGCGGACCAGCTGCTCGTTTCGGGCGGTCAGGCCCTGGCGGCGCAGGCCGGGCCTTCGAGCCTGAGCTTCAAGGAAGTGGCGCACCAGATGACGGCGCGGGACGCCGTGCCCGAAGGCTATGAGATCCAGACCGTGATCCGCTGGGGCGACGCGGTGCTGCCCGATGCGCCGGCCTTCGACCCGCTGCGCCAAACGGCCGAGGCCCAGGCGGCGCAGTTCGGTTACAACAACGACTACGTGGACTTCTTCCCGCTGCCGCGCGGCAGCAGCAACGCCAGCCACGGGCTGCTGGCCGTCAACCACGAATATGTCGACACGCAGCTCATGTTCCCGGACATGGGGGATGAAGACAGCGCCCGCCAGCGCAGCTCGCGCGAGCAGGCGCGGGTGGAGATGGCGGCGCATGGCATGTCCGTCGTCGAGATCCGCCGCGAGAACGGGCGCTGGGCGCCGGTGAAGGCCGGGCGCCTGAACCGCCGCATCACCGCCGATACGCCGATGCGCGTCAGCGGGCCCGCCGCCGGGCATGAGCGGATGCGGACCAGCGCCGACCCCACCGGGCGGCTGGTGCTGGGCACGCTGAACAACTGCGCCGGCGGCAATACGCCCTGGGGCACGGTGCTGACGGCGGAAGAGAACTTCAACCAGTATTTCGGCGGCGCCGCGGCGAAGACGGGCGCGCAGGCGGCTGCCTACAAGCGCTACGGCATCGTCGAGAAGTCCAGCTATTCCTGGACGAAATACGAGGACCGCTTCAACCTGGACAAGGAGCCGAACGAACCCAACCGCTTCGGCTGGATCGTCGAGTTCGACCCCTATGACCCCGAGAGCCGGCCGGTGAAGCGCACGGCGCTGGGCCGCTTCAAGCACGAGGGCTGCACCCATGCCGTCTCGGCCGACGGGCGCGTGGCCTTCTATTCCGGCGACGACGAGCGCTTCGACTATGTCTACAAGTTCGTCACCGCCCGGCCGTGGAACCCGAACGATCCCGCCGCCAACCGTGACCTTCTGGACGACGGCACGCTCTTCGTCGCCCGCTTCCATGAGGATGGCCGGGTGGAGTGGCTGCCGCTGGTGCATGGCCAGGGTCCGCTGACAGCCGAGAACGGCTTCGCCAGCCAGGCCGACGTGCTGATCGAGACGCGCCGCGCCGCCGATCTGCTGAAGGCCACGCCGATGGACCGGCCGGAGGATGTGCAGCCCAACCCCGTGAATGGCCGCGTCTATGTGATGCTGACCAACAACACCCGCCGCGGGCCGGAACAGGCCGACGCGTCCAACCCCCGCGCCGCCAACCGGCACGGCCATGTCATCGAGATCATCCCGCCCGGCGCCGGCACCGGCGCGGTGGACCATGCGTCGGCCGAAGGGCGCTGGGAGATCTTCCTGATGGCGGGCCGGCCCGGCGTGGATGCGGGCGCGCAGTACCACCAGGCCACCAGCAGCGAGGGCTGGCTCTCCTGCCCGGACAACTGCGCCTTCGACGCCAAGGGCCGCATCTGGATCTCGACCGACGGCGCGCCTGGAACCTCCAAGGTGGCGGATGGCCTCTACGCCGCCGATACCGACGGCGAGGGGCGGGCGCTGACCCGGCTCTTCTACCAGGCGCCGACCGGCGCGGAGGTCTGCGGCCCCTGCTTCACGCCGGATGATGAGACCATCTTCCTGGCCATCCAGCATCCCGGCGACGACAAGGGCAGCAGCTTCGCCAATCCCTCCACCCGCTGGCCGGATTTCCAGGAGGGGATGCCACCAAGGCCGGCGGTGATCGCCATCGTCAGGCGCGGGGGCGGCAAGATCGGCGCCTGA
- a CDS encoding benzoate/H(+) symporter BenE family transporter produces MSPAEPSPGLLQPVFAGVLSAVVGFASTFALVLHGYTVVGATPAQAAGALLAVCLAQGALAIWLSARWRMPITLAWSTPGSALLAASAMPEGGFPAAIGAFLVAGALIVAAGLWKPFGRAAAGIPSALASAMLAGILFEICLAPVRAAGAMPTLALPVILAWALTWRFARLFAVPVAVLVAGAIILMTTPLPAGGMAAISWPAPIMPQFSLTAAIGLGLPLFLVTMASQNVPGLAVLHAHGYRPAPGPIFTATGLTSLLIAPFGAHPFNLAALTAALCAGHDAHPDPARRWVASAAGGTAYMVLGLGAGLAAAIIAAAPPLLIQTVAGLALLGTLGGALTSAVVEERNRLPAMATFVTTASGLSVFGIGAAFWGLLAGGALMLLDRLRR; encoded by the coding sequence ATGTCCCCAGCCGAACCCTCCCCCGGCCTGCTGCAACCGGTCTTCGCCGGCGTGCTCTCCGCCGTGGTGGGCTTCGCCAGCACCTTCGCCCTGGTGCTGCATGGCTACACGGTGGTCGGTGCCACGCCGGCCCAGGCCGCGGGCGCGCTGCTGGCCGTCTGCCTGGCGCAGGGCGCGCTGGCCATCTGGCTCAGCGCACGCTGGCGCATGCCCATCACCCTCGCCTGGTCCACGCCGGGCTCCGCGCTGCTGGCCGCCAGCGCCATGCCGGAGGGCGGCTTTCCCGCCGCCATCGGTGCCTTCCTGGTTGCCGGCGCGCTGATCGTGGCGGCGGGGCTCTGGAAACCCTTCGGCCGCGCGGCGGCGGGCATCCCCAGCGCGCTGGCCAGCGCCATGCTGGCCGGCATCCTCTTCGAGATCTGCCTGGCACCCGTGCGCGCCGCCGGGGCCATGCCCACCCTAGCGCTGCCGGTGATCCTGGCCTGGGCGCTGACCTGGCGCTTCGCGCGCCTCTTCGCCGTGCCGGTGGCGGTGCTGGTGGCCGGGGCCATCATCCTCATGACCACGCCGCTGCCGGCGGGCGGCATGGCGGCCATCTCCTGGCCCGCTCCCATCATGCCGCAGTTCAGCCTCACCGCCGCCATCGGGCTGGGGCTGCCGCTCTTCCTGGTCACCATGGCCTCGCAGAACGTGCCGGGGCTGGCAGTGCTGCATGCCCATGGCTACCGCCCCGCGCCCGGGCCGATCTTCACCGCCACCGGGCTCACCAGCCTGCTGATCGCCCCCTTCGGCGCGCATCCCTTCAACCTCGCCGCCCTCACGGCCGCGCTCTGCGCGGGCCATGACGCCCATCCCGACCCCGCGCGGCGCTGGGTGGCCTCGGCCGCCGGCGGCACGGCCTATATGGTCCTGGGGCTGGGCGCGGGCCTCGCCGCCGCCATCATCGCCGCGGCGCCGCCGCTGCTGATCCAGACGGTGGCGGGGCTGGCGCTGCTCGGCACACTCGGCGGTGCGCTGACCAGCGCGGTGGTGGAGGAACGCAACCGCCTGCCGGCCATGGCGACCTTCGTCACCACGGCTTCCGGCCTCTCCGTCTTCGGGATCGGCGCGGCCTTCTGGGGGCTGCTCGCCGGGGGCGCGCTGATGCTGCTGGACCGGCTGCGGCGCTGA
- a CDS encoding DUF1328 domain-containing protein, with the protein MLKWALICLVISLVAGALGFRGVSSAAASAAKVLFAIFLILCIVFLIMAFTAGQLVF; encoded by the coding sequence ATGCTGAAATGGGCCCTGATCTGCCTCGTCATTTCCCTGGTCGCCGGCGCGCTGGGGTTCCGGGGGGTGTCCTCGGCCGCGGCATCGGCCGCCAAGGTGCTCTTCGCCATCTTCCTGATCCTCTGCATCGTCTTCCTGATCATGGCCTTCACGGCCGGGCAGCTGGTTTTCTGA
- a CDS encoding cisplatin damage response ATP-dependent DNA ligase: MSLPAFADLLERLIFTPGRNAKLALLRRWFATQPDPDRGVGLAAIAGELSFTAAKPALIRDLVASRTDPVLLALSHDYVGDFAETVALIWPEPKPRPNRPPPALSEVVETLELANKADIPGIVAEWLDVLDAGGRLALIKLVTGGLRVGASARLARQALADWAGKPVEEIEELWHGIPVPYLPLFAWLEGRSPRPDPQNVPVFRPAMLAHALEEADIAILDHAAYRAEWKWDGVRVQVSAGPGGRRLWSRTGEDYSVAFPDVMQSLDFHAVLDGELLVIRGGEVAPFAELQQRLNRKVVGPKMLRDYPAGLRLYDILFENGEDLRPLPFDTRRTRLEAWFARMKPKAMDLSPQIAFVSLDQLSALRDGARAAGIEGLMLKRGDAPYVAGRPKGMWWKWKRAPLSVDVVLMYAQRGHGRRSSTYSDYTFGLWREDGAGGRELVPVGKAYSGYTDQELVWLDRWIRNHTIGRFGPVREVEKSLVLEVVFDAAQLSSRHKSGVAMRFPRIARLRTDKPALEADRLETLLAMVENRPAEAGA; this comes from the coding sequence ATGAGCCTTCCCGCTTTCGCCGACCTGCTGGAGCGGCTGATCTTCACCCCCGGCCGCAATGCCAAGCTGGCCCTGTTGCGGCGCTGGTTCGCCACCCAGCCGGACCCGGACCGGGGCGTCGGGCTGGCCGCCATCGCCGGGGAGCTGAGCTTCACCGCCGCCAAGCCGGCACTGATCCGGGACCTCGTGGCCAGCCGCACCGATCCCGTTCTGCTGGCGCTGAGCCATGACTATGTCGGCGACTTCGCCGAGACGGTGGCGCTGATCTGGCCAGAGCCCAAGCCGCGCCCCAATCGCCCGCCGCCCGCTCTCTCGGAAGTGGTGGAGACGCTGGAACTGGCCAACAAGGCCGATATCCCCGGCATTGTCGCGGAGTGGCTGGATGTGCTGGACGCCGGCGGGCGGCTGGCGCTGATCAAGCTGGTGACGGGCGGGCTGCGCGTGGGGGCCTCCGCCCGCCTCGCGCGGCAGGCGCTGGCTGACTGGGCCGGCAAGCCGGTGGAGGAGATCGAGGAACTCTGGCACGGCATCCCCGTACCCTATCTGCCGCTCTTCGCCTGGCTCGAGGGGCGTTCGCCGCGCCCGGACCCGCAGAACGTGCCGGTCTTCCGCCCGGCGATGCTGGCCCATGCGCTGGAGGAGGCGGATATCGCCATCCTGGACCACGCCGCCTACCGGGCGGAGTGGAAATGGGACGGGGTGCGGGTGCAGGTCTCGGCCGGGCCGGGCGGACGGCGGCTCTGGTCCCGCACGGGGGAAGACTACTCTGTCGCCTTTCCCGATGTCATGCAGTCGCTCGACTTTCACGCCGTGCTGGATGGAGAGCTGCTGGTGATACGGGGCGGCGAGGTCGCCCCCTTCGCAGAGTTGCAACAGCGCCTGAATCGCAAGGTGGTGGGTCCGAAGATGTTGCGGGACTACCCGGCCGGGCTTCGCCTCTATGACATCCTTTTCGAGAATGGGGAGGATCTGCGCCCGCTGCCCTTCGACACGCGCCGGACGCGGCTGGAGGCCTGGTTCGCGCGGATGAAGCCAAAGGCCATGGACCTTTCGCCGCAGATCGCCTTCGTCTCCCTGGACCAGCTTTCGGCGCTGCGGGACGGCGCGCGGGCCGCCGGGATCGAGGGGCTGATGCTGAAGCGCGGCGACGCGCCCTATGTCGCCGGGCGCCCCAAGGGCATGTGGTGGAAATGGAAGCGCGCGCCGCTCAGCGTCGATGTGGTGCTGATGTATGCCCAGCGCGGTCATGGCAGGCGCAGCAGCACCTATAGCGACTACACCTTCGGCCTCTGGCGCGAGGATGGGGCAGGGGGGCGGGAACTGGTGCCGGTGGGAAAGGCCTATTCCGGCTATACGGACCAGGAACTGGTCTGGCTGGACCGCTGGATCCGCAACCACACCATCGGCCGCTTCGGCCCGGTGCGGGAGGTGGAGAAGAGCCTGGTGCTGGAGGTCGTCTTCGACGCCGCCCAGCTCTCCAGCCGCCACAAGTCAGGGGTGGCCATGCGCTTTCCACGCATCGCCCGGCTGCGGACGGATAAGCCGGCGCTGGAGGCCGACCGGCTGGAGACCTTGCTGGCCATGGTGGAGAACCGTCCGGCCGAAGCTGGGGCCTGA
- a CDS encoding ligase-associated DNA damage response exonuclease, whose amino-acid sequence MRYAHVPTPPHPETWIRVLPQGLYCEPGDFFVDPQAGVPRAVISHGHSDHARPGHDSVLATPETLAIMNLRLGTAAAGRVQQPLAYGRAIEQNGVRITLLPAGHVLGSAQVMLEWQGSRIVVSGDYKRQPDPTCRPFEPVPCDVFVTEATFALPVFRHPPAQVEVRRLLDSMALFPQRTHLVGCYALGKCQRLIAELRAAGYDRPIYLHGAQANVCALYEHFGAKLGELLPVPRPTRRGETVLPGEVVLAPPSADASPWARRLADPVTCLASGWMRVRQRAKARGVELPLVVSDHADWPDLLQTIEEVGAPEVWVTHGREEALIHALAQRGVRGRALHLLGREEDEVEADLPLQEVEA is encoded by the coding sequence GTGCGTTACGCTCACGTGCCGACTCCACCTCATCCCGAAACCTGGATCCGCGTCCTGCCGCAGGGTCTCTATTGCGAGCCGGGCGATTTCTTCGTCGATCCGCAGGCGGGCGTGCCGCGCGCGGTCATCAGCCATGGCCATTCCGACCACGCCCGCCCCGGCCATGACTCCGTGCTGGCGACGCCGGAGACGCTGGCCATCATGAACCTGCGGCTGGGCACGGCGGCCGCCGGGAGGGTGCAGCAGCCGCTGGCCTATGGCCGCGCCATCGAGCAGAACGGCGTACGGATCACGCTGCTGCCGGCGGGGCATGTGCTGGGCTCGGCGCAGGTGATGCTGGAATGGCAGGGCAGCCGCATCGTCGTCTCCGGTGACTACAAGCGCCAGCCGGACCCGACCTGCCGGCCCTTCGAGCCGGTGCCCTGCGACGTCTTCGTCACCGAGGCCACTTTCGCGCTGCCGGTCTTCCGGCATCCGCCCGCCCAGGTGGAAGTCCGGCGGCTGCTGGACAGCATGGCGCTCTTCCCGCAGCGGACGCATCTGGTGGGCTGCTACGCGCTGGGGAAGTGCCAGCGGCTGATCGCCGAGCTGCGGGCGGCGGGCTACGACCGGCCGATCTACCTGCATGGCGCCCAGGCCAATGTCTGCGCGCTGTACGAGCATTTCGGCGCGAAGCTGGGGGAATTGCTGCCGGTGCCACGGCCGACGCGGCGCGGCGAGACGGTGCTGCCCGGCGAGGTGGTGCTGGCGCCGCCCAGCGCCGATGCCAGCCCCTGGGCGCGGCGGCTCGCCGACCCTGTGACCTGCCTGGCGTCGGGCTGGATGCGGGTGCGGCAACGGGCCAAGGCGCGCGGCGTGGAACTGCCGCTGGTGGTCAGCGACCACGCCGACTGGCCCGACCTGCTGCAGACCATCGAGGAAGTCGGCGCGCCGGAGGTCTGGGTGACGCATGGGCGGGAGGAGGCCCTGATCCACGCCCTCGCGCAGCGGGGCGTGCGCGGGCGCGCGCTGCATCTGCTGGGGCGGGAGGAGGATGAGGTGGAGGCGGACCTGCCGTTGCAGGAGGTGGAGGCATGA
- a CDS encoding DUF1194 domain-containing protein, with translation MLRRHLLAVPASLAAVPAWAEGDVDLLLVVAIDASGSIDEAEFRLQRDGCAEAIQHASVLAAIRGGPMGAIGIAMVEWGAPGGAATVVDWQRVDGPASAARVAEAFRAAPRSRQSWNAIGDAIDHAARLIAGAPFRAARKVIDVSGDAPDMRGLRSAPVARDDAVEAGISINALAILGGVPGLADVFGRGVIGGPGAFVMTAEGRPDFARAMRAKLVREIA, from the coding sequence ATGCTGCGCCGCCACCTGCTTGCCGTGCCCGCCTCCCTGGCCGCCGTGCCGGCATGGGCGGAGGGTGACGTGGATCTGCTGCTGGTCGTGGCCATCGACGCCTCCGGCAGCATCGACGAGGCGGAATTCCGGTTGCAGCGGGATGGCTGCGCCGAGGCCATCCAGCATGCCTCCGTCCTGGCGGCCATCCGCGGCGGCCCCATGGGGGCCATCGGCATCGCCATGGTGGAATGGGGCGCGCCGGGCGGGGCGGCGACGGTGGTGGACTGGCAGCGCGTGGATGGCCCGGCCAGCGCGGCGCGGGTGGCGGAGGCCTTCCGCGCGGCGCCACGTTCCCGCCAGAGTTGGAATGCCATCGGCGATGCCATCGACCATGCGGCGCGGCTGATCGCCGGCGCCCCCTTCCGGGCCGCGCGGAAGGTGATCGACGTCTCCGGCGACGCGCCGGATATGCGCGGCCTGCGCTCCGCGCCGGTGGCGCGGGATGACGCGGTGGAGGCCGGCATCAGCATCAATGCCCTGGCCATCCTGGGCGGCGTGCCCGGCCTGGCGGATGTCTTTGGGCGGGGGGTGATCGGCGGGCCCGGCGCCTTCGTGATGACCGCCGAGGGACGCCCCGACTTCGCCCGCGCCATGCGCGCCAAGCTGGTGCGGGAGATCGCCTGA
- a CDS encoding circularly permuted type 2 ATP-grasp protein, which yields MHADGAIRPPYAEMARFLAAHGEAALEQKRKEAEVLFRRIGVTFAVYTEGGDPERLIPFDVIPRILSHAEWMHLCQGLEQRVRALNAFLTDIYGPQEIIKANRIPRELVLENEGYLPQMRGFTPPGGVWTVISGIDLVRTEADAFSVLEDNCRTPSGVSYMLENREAMFRLFPELCASHRIAPVSHYPEELLETLKSISPASCEGEPRVVVLTPGPYNSAYYEHSFLADEMGVELVEGADLFVQDEVVFMRTTAGPQRVDVIYRRIDDDFLDPECFRADSVVGVPGLMAAYRAGNVALANAPGTGIADDKAVYPYVPEMVRFYLKEEPILANVPTFMCERPADQDYVLANLDKLVVKLARGSGGYGMLVGPHATEEQRADFAGRIKARPGDYIAQPTLALSTVPTLGEDGIAPRHVDLRPFILFGRTIRMVAGGLTRVALRPGSLVVNSSQGGGTKDTWVLLEDPSGEPPSTPASPEAEAAPGPAQPQDAQSQQGQSQSQGSQPRGKA from the coding sequence ATGCACGCCGATGGCGCCATCCGTCCCCCCTACGCCGAAATGGCGCGCTTCCTCGCGGCCCATGGCGAAGCCGCGCTGGAACAGAAGCGGAAGGAGGCCGAGGTGCTGTTCCGCCGCATCGGCGTTACCTTCGCCGTCTATACCGAAGGCGGCGACCCCGAGCGGCTGATCCCCTTCGACGTCATTCCACGAATCCTCTCCCATGCCGAGTGGATGCATCTCTGCCAGGGCCTGGAGCAGCGCGTGCGGGCGCTGAACGCCTTCCTGACCGATATCTACGGGCCACAGGAGATCATCAAGGCCAACCGCATCCCGCGCGAGCTGGTGCTGGAGAATGAGGGCTACCTGCCGCAGATGCGGGGCTTCACGCCGCCCGGCGGCGTCTGGACCGTCATCTCCGGCATCGACCTCGTGCGCACGGAGGCCGACGCCTTCTCCGTGCTGGAGGATAACTGCCGCACGCCTTCCGGCGTCTCCTACATGCTGGAGAACCGGGAGGCGATGTTCCGCCTCTTTCCCGAACTTTGCGCCAGCCACCGCATCGCCCCCGTCAGCCACTACCCCGAGGAACTGCTGGAGACGCTGAAGAGCATCTCTCCCGCCTCCTGCGAAGGCGAGCCCCGCGTCGTGGTGCTCACCCCCGGCCCCTATAACAGTGCCTATTACGAGCACTCCTTCCTGGCCGATGAGATGGGCGTCGAGCTGGTGGAGGGCGCCGACCTCTTCGTGCAGGACGAGGTGGTGTTCATGCGAACCACCGCCGGGCCGCAGCGGGTGGATGTGATCTATCGCCGTATCGACGATGATTTCCTCGACCCCGAGTGTTTCCGCGCCGACAGCGTCGTGGGCGTGCCGGGGCTGATGGCCGCCTATCGCGCCGGCAATGTCGCCCTGGCCAATGCGCCGGGCACCGGCATCGCAGATGACAAGGCCGTCTATCCCTATGTGCCGGAGATGGTGCGCTTCTATCTGAAGGAGGAGCCCATCCTGGCCAATGTGCCGACTTTCATGTGTGAGCGCCCGGCGGACCAGGATTACGTGCTGGCCAATCTGGACAAGCTGGTGGTGAAGCTGGCGCGCGGCTCCGGCGGCTACGGCATGCTGGTGGGGCCCCACGCCACCGAGGAGCAGCGCGCCGATTTCGCCGGGCGCATCAAGGCGCGGCCGGGCGACTACATCGCCCAGCCCACCCTCGCCCTCTCCACCGTGCCGACGCTGGGGGAGGATGGCATCGCCCCGCGCCATGTGGACCTGCGCCCCTTCATCCTCTTCGGCAGGACCATTCGCATGGTGGCGGGCGGGCTGACGCGCGTGGCCCTTCGGCCGGGTTCGCTGGTGGTCAATTCCAGCCAGGGCGGCGGCACCAAGGATACCTGGGTGCTGCTGGAGGACCCGTCCGGCGAGCCTCCGTCCACCCCCGCCTCGCCGGAGGCAGAAGCAGCGCCCGGCCCGGCCCAGCCTCAGGACGCTCAGTCACAGCAGGGCCAGTCGCAGTCGCAGGGCAGCCAGCCGCGAGGGAAAGCCTGA
- a CDS encoding alpha-E domain-containing protein: MLSRTADYLFWLGRYSERAGNVARGLAATTRMVMLARPLSAGDEWRALLIATGSESAFRAKHAQPTPEAVVHWLTLDLDNPSGIGACVEAARRNARAVRSALTVDMWEAINDSWIEFRRMDAGVISGDRLPGFLDWVRSRALLFNGAATDTMLRDDAWRFVHLGTMLERADNTARLLDVRHAAFAPEAAGDAANYAQWQAVLRAVSALRAYQHVYHARLQPRLVAELLLLRPELPRSLVACYSNVETVLKAIAKENGGIEGECHRLAAALQARMRSGEIGSILDAGLHDFLTQTIDHNIELGRQIGRHYLGAPQE, encoded by the coding sequence ATGCTCTCCCGTACTGCCGACTACCTCTTCTGGCTCGGCCGCTATTCCGAGCGCGCGGGCAATGTCGCACGTGGCCTCGCCGCCACCACCCGCATGGTCATGCTCGCGCGCCCCCTCTCCGCCGGCGACGAATGGCGCGCGTTGCTGATCGCCACCGGCTCCGAATCCGCCTTCCGAGCCAAGCATGCCCAGCCGACCCCGGAAGCGGTGGTGCATTGGCTGACGCTGGATCTCGATAATCCCAGCGGCATCGGCGCCTGTGTGGAGGCGGCCCGGCGCAATGCCCGCGCCGTCCGCTCCGCGCTGACCGTCGATATGTGGGAAGCGATCAACGACAGCTGGATCGAGTTCCGCCGCATGGACGCCGGCGTGATCAGTGGCGACCGCCTGCCGGGCTTCCTGGACTGGGTGCGTTCCCGCGCCCTGCTGTTCAACGGCGCCGCCACCGATACCATGCTGCGTGACGATGCCTGGCGTTTCGTCCACCTCGGCACCATGCTGGAACGCGCCGACAATACCGCGCGCCTGCTGGATGTGCGCCACGCCGCCTTCGCGCCGGAAGCCGCGGGCGATGCAGCCAACTACGCCCAGTGGCAGGCGGTACTGCGCGCCGTCTCTGCCCTGCGCGCCTACCAGCATGTCTATCATGCCCGGTTGCAGCCCCGGCTGGTGGCGGAGCTGCTGCTGTTGCGACCGGAACTGCCCCGGTCGCTGGTGGCCTGCTACAGTAATGTCGAGACGGTGCTGAAGGCGATAGCCAAGGAAAACGGCGGCATCGAGGGCGAATGCCACCGGCTGGCCGCGGCGCTGCAGGCGCGCATGCGCTCCGGCGAGATCGGCAGCATCCTCGATGCCGGGCTGCACGACTTCCTGACCCAGACCATCGACCACAATATCGAGCTGGGGCGGCAGATCGGGCGGCACTATCTGGGGGCACCGCAGGAATGA